A part of Halobacillus shinanisalinarum genomic DNA contains:
- a CDS encoding (Fe-S)-binding protein — MKVSLFITCLGDLFYVNAGKASVELLERLGCEVDFPETQTCCGQPAYNSGYHGNTKAAAKNMIKTFAHSDYVVSPSGSCAYMFHEYEELFEGEPEWREKAKSLKKKTFELTQFLTEVLQVEDVGAEFNGKATYHTSCHMTRLLGVKEAPLKLLSRVKGLELEELPNRQDCCGFGGTFSVKMAAISEQMVDEKINHIEETDADLLIGADGGCLMQIDGRLKRKNKPVKVMHIAEILNSRGES, encoded by the coding sequence ATGAAAGTTTCATTATTTATTACATGTCTCGGTGATTTATTTTATGTGAATGCAGGGAAGGCAAGCGTAGAGCTACTAGAAAGACTAGGCTGTGAGGTTGATTTTCCAGAAACGCAAACGTGCTGTGGACAGCCAGCCTACAATAGCGGCTATCATGGGAATACAAAAGCAGCAGCTAAAAATATGATTAAAACGTTTGCACATTCGGACTATGTCGTCAGTCCTTCAGGGTCTTGTGCCTATATGTTCCATGAGTACGAAGAATTATTTGAAGGAGAACCAGAGTGGCGAGAAAAGGCAAAATCATTAAAAAAGAAAACGTTTGAGCTGACACAATTTTTGACAGAAGTTCTACAAGTAGAGGATGTTGGTGCTGAATTTAATGGTAAGGCCACCTATCACACATCGTGTCATATGACTCGTCTCCTTGGAGTAAAAGAAGCACCACTTAAGCTGTTGAGTCGTGTGAAAGGGTTGGAGCTTGAGGAGCTGCCGAACCGACAGGATTGCTGTGGATTCGGAGGAACATTTTCCGTGAAAATGGCAGCCATTTCAGAGCAAATGGTTGATGAAAAGATTAACCACATTGAAGAAACCGATGCCGATCTGTTAATTGGAGCGGATGGCGGCTGCTTAATGCAAATCGATGGCCGTCTGAAGCGAAAGAATAAGCCGGTAAAAGTAATGCATATAGCAGAAATTTTAAACAGTCGAGGTGAATCATAA